AGACGTGGAGAACATCGAGGGGTTGTCGCCAGCCGTTTCGATCGACCAGAAGACAACCAGCAAAAACCCGCGCTCGACCGTGGGAACGGTTACAGAGATCTACGACTACCTGCGCTTGCTCTACGCGCGGGTGGGTATCCCGCACTGCCCGATCTGTGGTCGCCCGATCGAACGGCAGACCTCGGACCAGATCGTGGACCGCATCCAGGAACTTGAAGATGGCACGAAGTTTCAGGTGCTTGCACCGGTCATCAAGGGACGCAAAGGCGAGCACGGCAAGCTCTTTGAGGAGTTGAGGCGCGAGGGATTCACGAGGGTCCGGGTCGATAGGGAGAGGCGGACACTCGACGAGGTGATCTCTCTCGACAAGAAGTACAAGCATGACATTGAAGTGGTGGTTGATCGTCTCGTGATGAAGGACGGCGTGCGAGGGAGGCTCGCGGACAGCGTCGAGACCGCGTTGCGCCTTGCCGGTGGTAGCGTCCTCGTTGTGGTGGAAGGGGGCGAGGAACTCTCGTTCTCGCAGGCCCTCGCGTGCCCAGTGCACGGAGTGTCAATGGCTGAGCTCGCGCCGAGGGACTTCTCATTCAACAGCCCTTACGGCGCGTGCCCTGAGTGCGCCGGTCTGGGGTCTCGGCTCGAAGTCGATGCGGATCTCGTGGTGCCCGACGGTTCGCGCTCACTAGCTCAAGGCGCGATCAAGCCGTTTTCGAGCGGTACCAACTACTACCCGCAACTCGTCGCAGCGGCGGCGAAGCACATCGGCGTGCCCACTGATGTTCCCTGGAACGATCTGCCTGAAAACGCGCGCGCTGCGCTGCTCGAGGGATTGGGCGATGAGCGTATTCGTATCGATTACTTCACGCGCGATGGGCGTGAGACGCATTGGTACTCGCGGTACGAGGGCGCGCTCGCCAGCGTCATGCGCCGCTTCGAAGAAAGCGAGAGCGAGGCGGTCAAAGAGAAGCTTGAGGAGTACATGGCGCTTACGCCGTGCAAGACGTGTCGCGGAGCGCGGCTCAGACCGGAGATACTTGCGGTGACGTTTGGTGGACTAGATATCCACTCGGTAACGACGATGAGCGCGAAGACTTCTCTCAAATTTTTCGAGGGAGTGGAGCTTACCGAGCGCGATGAGCGCATTGCGCGGCGCGTCATTAAAGAGATCGTCGAGCGCTTGCGTTTTCTCGTCGACGTAGGCCTCGACTACCTCACTCTCGAGCGTGCGACCGCGACACTCTCGGGGGGCGAGGCACAGCGGATACGGCTCGCGACACAGATCGGCTCGGGTCTCATGGGAGTGCTCTACATCCTTGATGAGCCTTCGATCGGGTTGCACCAGCGTGACAACGCCCGTCTCATCGCAACGATGGAGCGGTTGCGCGACCTCGGCAACACGGTCATCGTCGTCGAGCACGATGAGGAGACGATCCGAGCCGCGGACTTTGTCATCGACATGGGTCCGGGCGCGGGTGAGCATGGCGGAGAAATCGTCTGTGTAGGCACGCCGAGCGAGGTGCTTGAGTGTCATGAGTCACTTACGGCGGCGTACCTTTCTGGTCGCAGATCCGTCCCTGTACCGGGAAGGCGGCGCAAGCCGGGCAGGGGAGCGATCGTGTTGCGCGGAGCGGCTGCGAACAACCTCAAAGGAGTCGACCTCGAGATACCGCTCGGCTCACTCACGCTCGTGACGGGAGTCTCCGGGTCGGGCAAATCGTCGCTTGTCACCGATACGCTGGCGCCGGCACTCGTCAACCGTGTGCACCGTGCGCGCCGCAGGACAGGCACGTTCGAGAGTATCGAAGGGCTTGAGGCGGTTGACAAGGTCGTCGACATCGATCAGTCGCCCATAGGACGCACTCCTCGCTCGAACCCAGCGACGTACACGGGCGTGTGGGACGATGTCCGGGCGCTCTTTGCGTCTACCCCAGAGTCACGTGCGCGCGGTTACGCGCCGGGACGTTTCAGTTTCAACGTCAAAGGCGGGCGGTGCGAAGCGTGTAAGGGCGACGGGCAGATCAAGATAGAGATGCACTTCCTGCCAGACGTGTATGTGCCGTGCGAGGTCTGCAAAGGCGCACGCTACAACCGCGAAACGCTACAGGTGACCTATCGCGGCAAGACGGTGACCGAAGTGCTCGACATGACGGTCGAAGAGGCGCTCCACTTCTTCGAGAACATCCCGCCGATCAAGCGAAAATTGCAGACGCTCTACGATGTGGGTCTTGGCTATCTGCGGCTCGGCCAGCCCGCGACCACGCTATCTGGCGGAGAGGCGCAGCGGGTCAAACTCGCGAGTGAGCTCCAGCGCCGTTCGACAGGGCGGACGTTTTACATTCTCGATGAGCCCACGACGGGCTTGCACTTCGATGATGTCAGGCAGCTGCTCAACGTGTTGCAACGCCTCGTGGAGGGTGGCAACACCGTCCTCGTCATCGAGCATAACCTCGACGTTATCAAGAGCGCCGACTATGTGATCGACCTCGGCCCCGAGGGCGGAGACGCGGGAGGCGAGATCGTTGTGGCGGGCACGCCCGAGGAAATCGCCGCGTGCGCTGGGTCGCACACGGGCCGTTTCCTTGCGCCGGTGCTTGCGGGCGGCCCAGCGACAGTGATGCCGGAGAGAGGCGATGGTGGCGCGAAGGGTGCGTGACGGAGCCACGCCGAGCGGAGGCTGTGTGGCGAGCACCGGATGTGATGGGCGGGCGGTTAGGACGCGCCGCCGGAGTGCGGTCGCGGCCGTGGCGCTCGTGTTCGTGCTCGTCGCCGCAGCGGCGGTTCAGACCCGTTGGTTCGGCTCGCCCGATCCGCTCGCGCCCTCTTCTCCCGCTGAGGCGGTCGCCCGATCGGCGCGTCTCGCCGGTCTCGGGAACGCGGAAACATCCCGGCATGCGGACGTCGCACGGGTGGAGGTCGAGATTGCGCAACTGTCGGTGCGAGCGGACATCGAGATCGCGTATCAGGCGATGTTCGCTACCCTCGTCTCGGCATGGCCGGCCGCAGAAGAGTACGCCGTGACTCTGGTGTGGCGTGGCCAGGTCATCGTCGAGCTTCACGGAAATGGGGAGATGGTGAGGGCTGCCACTCTCAACGACGATGCACGTGCTCTGATCCGTGCGGTCGAGGTCGCGCGGATTGGAAATGCCTACGCGGAATTTATTCCAGTCGATCAGGCGGCCGATCTTGCAGCGGCCGCAACTGAGCGAGACGGTACTCGCGGTGCCTACCTCGATGCGAAGAACCGCGCGGCGGGGTTGCTCGGCGATGGGGGAGTTCTCGGAGCGGCGGCCGGGCGGCTTGCGGATCTCACGGATCAGATGCGCCAGGACTCACCCGGCATCGCTGCTCCGCGGCCCGGCGACAGTGCGTTTGAACTCCACGCCGCGCGCGCGACATCGGCGCTCTCCGCGCTCGAGGGAGCTAACGGCCTGGTCGAAGGTGCGGCCGAGCTTCGGGGCTGGCTCGTCGAGACGGCTCCTGACGCGTCTCGCGAGGAGGTCGCGTTGGCACGCGGCTGGGCGGCGGTTGCTGAGGCGCTCGCAGCGCCGGAGCCTCTCGGTTCGGTGCTTGCGGATGCGCATGCGCTCGCGCAGGAGGTCGCGAGCGCGTCACTCGTGCCCGGGGCGGTGTCAGACGCGGTGCTTGTCGCGGCGCAGGATCCTGGCGCGCCCGAGGCCGGGCGCATGATCGATCTCTTTGAGCGCGTTCCCGCTGTGGATTGGGCGCTGTGGTCCTCCGCGCTCCCGCTACCGGCTCGCGTCTTCGAACGGGCTGGGATGGGCGGTACGGTACCGCCAACGCTTACGTGGTCCGACCCCGCTGATGGCGCAACCCGCAGCGTACAGCCGGAGGTCTGGACGGGCTACCGCCGTGCCGACGGGCGCATATACTGGAGGGCGGGCATCGACGGAGATGTCGCCCTCACCGACACGTCGCTTCTCGGCTGGGGCTTTTCGACCCGCCGGGCCGCGCTCGTCGACGCGGCTGATGTCGGGAGGGTACTTGCGACCTTCCCGTTGGAGTGACGCGATGAGTGAAACGATGCCCACGCTCATCGAAGAGGTCTCCAGGGTCCCTGACGGACCTGGCGTCTACCTGTGGAAGGACGACGCGGGCGCGGTACTCTACGTGGGCAAGGCGAAGTCGCTTCGCAAGCGGATGAAGCAGTACGTTCTCGGCCAGGACGACCGCGAGAAGGTGCCGCTCCTCATGGCGCAGGCGACCACTTTCGACTACGTTGTCACCCGCACAGAAGTCGAGTCGCTCATCCTCGAGAAGAATCTCATCCGGCAGTTTGCGCCGCCGTACAACGTCGGATATCGCGACGACAAGTCCTACCCCTACATCGCCGTGACCGTGGGCGACCCGTTTCCCGCGATCAAGTTCACGCGCGAGAAGCACCGGCCGGACACGAAGTACTTCGGTCCGTACACCGACGCTCGGGCCGCCCGGGAGACGATCGACACCGTGCGCCGGATCTACCCGATCTGCTCGGCGCAGTGTGTGGAGTGGAAGCGGGTGAACGCTCGCGGCGGCGAGCCGGCCGGCAAGGCCTGCTTTGACTACAACGTCGGCAAGGGTCCGGGGCCGTGCGTCGGCGCGTGCACGCCAGAGCGCTACGCGAAAAACGTCGCTCACGTCATCGCTTTCTTGCAGGGCCGGCACTCGGGTGTGGCCGAGGAGCTCGAGGAGCGGATGCGCGCCGCCGCCGCAGACCTTGACTTCGAGCGTGCCGCGCGCTTTCGTAACCGGCTCAAGGCGGTGCGGCGCATCCTGGAAAAGCAGACGGTCGTTTCCGCGCGCAAGCTTGACATCGACGTCGTTGGGCTGTTTCGCGAGGAAACGATCACCGGCGTGCACGTGTTCGTCGTGCGCGAGGGGCGAGTGCTCATCGGTAATGAGTTTGTGTTAGACAAGGGACTCGACGTGCCGGGACCCGAGCTCGTCGAGGGGTTTTTGCTTACCTACTACAACCAGGCCGAGCAGGTCCCCCGCGAGATTGTGGTGCCCGAGCTGCCCTGCGCGGCGGAGGCGGTCGAAGAGTGGCTCTCCGGGCTGCGCGGCACACGCGTGCGGATGATGGCGCCCCTGCGCGGCGAGAAACGCCGGCTCCTCGAGAACGCCGAGACGAACGCGCGTCATGCGCTCTTGCGCCACAAGGTGCGCACGCGCTACGACGAGGAGCGCATCAACCGCGCGCTCATCGAGCTCGAGAGCGCGCTTGCGCTGCCCTCAGCGCCGCTGCGTATCGAGTGCTACGACATTTCGACGCTTCATGGACGACACTCGGTCGGCTCGTTGGTGGTGTTCACGAACGGCCGCGCCGACTCGAAGGCGTACCGCCGCTTCCGCGTGCGCCTTGAGTCCGGCGAAGCCAACGACGTCGGGATGATGGCCGAGGTGCTCCGGCGCCGTTTCTCCGGCGTACACGCCGAAGACGGGCGCTTTGCGGCTGCACGCCCCGGACTCGTCATCGTCGACGGCGGAAAGCCGCAGCTCGCGGCGGCCCGTGCCGCGCTCGCCGAGGCGGGTGTCACCGACGTCCCGCTCGCCGCGCTCGCGAAGCGCGAGGAAGAGCTGTTTGTGCCCGGCTTCGACGAGCCGGTCGTCCTGCCCACGGGCTCGGCCTCTCTTTACCTCGTCAAGCGTATCCGCGACGAGGCGCATCGATTCGCGATCACCTACCACCGCGAGTTGCGCGGAAAGGCGATGACGGCGAGCGTACTCGACGACATCCCCGGGGTGGGCGCCAAGCGCAAGAAGGCGCTCATGCGCGCGTTCGGCTCGGTGAAGCGATTGCGAGAAGCTGGCATCGACGCGATCGCCGCAGTGCCAGGTATTCCGCGCGATGTCGCCGAGGAGATCGTTGCTGTTGTGAATCAATCTGCGCGATCTGAGAGGGAATGAGCAAACGAGGTTGATGCAACACCGCAGTTCATGCAGAATCTCACGAACAACACGCGTTCGAGTCCAAAATCTAGCGTCACGCATCTTTGAGAGGAGCATCCGTGGAGTTCCTGGCAGATTTTGTCGTCCGGTTCGCAGAACAGCTGCAAACGCCGACGCTCGCGTTCCTGATAGCCGGCATGGTGATCGCGGCCCTGAACAGCCAACTCCAGATTCCAAACGCCATCTATCATTTCATCGTGTTCATGTTACTCATGCGAATAGGGCTTGCTGGCGGCATGACGCTTCGGGAGGCAAATCCACTTGAGATGCTGCTGCCGCTCGCGTCGGCTACGCTCATCGGCATCAGCATCCCTATCCTGGGGTCCATCACGCTGGCGCGGCTGCCGGGTGTGCGCAAGGAGGATGCCCTCGCGACATCCGGCCTCTTCGGCGCGGTGAGTGCGAGCACGGTCGTTGCGGCAATGCTTGCCTTGGACGAGGAGGGCATCTTCTATGAGGCCTGGATCCCCGCGCTCTACCCGTTCATGGATATTCCGGCGCTTGTCACCGCGATCGTCTTGGCAAACCTCTTCATCCACAAGAGTAAGCACGGCGCTGACGGGAAGGTAGCCATCTGGCCGATCATCAAGGAGTGTCTCCAGGGAGCGGCGCTCACCGCGCTGATTCTCGGGTTCGTCCTTGGGATATTCTCACGGCCTGAGGGAGTGTTTGCGGAGTTCTACGATCCGTTGTTTCGCGGATTCCTCTCGGTGCTTATGCTCATTCTCGGCATGGACGCCTACCGGCGGTTAAGGGAGTTGCTGAGCGTTGCTCACTGGTACATAGCCTACTCGATCATCGCGCCGCTCGTGCACGGCCTGATGGGCTTCGGGCTCGGCTACGTGGCCCACGTGGTGGCGGGACTCAGCCCTGGCGGCGCGATCATGCTCGCGATAATCGCCGCGTCGAACTCAGACGTCTCCGGGCCTCCCACCCTCCGAGGAGGGATACCCAGCGCCAACCCAGCCGCCTACGTTGGGTCTTCGACCGGGGTGGGTACTCCGGTCGCCCTCGCGATTGGCATTCCGCTGTTCACGACGCTTGGGAAGGCGGTGTTTGGCCTGTAGCGCTTCCCAACGACCTGCGCTGTCACCGGCGGGTATAATCCTTGAGACGTTCTCCGCACAACAGTGAGGGGTCTCCCGTGAAATTCGTGATCCGGCTGCTCATATCGGCTGTCGTCATATTTGGAGTAGCGTATCTGTCGGGCGGTTGGCTACTTAAGGTTGACGGTTTCATGGCCGCGCTTTGGGCCGCTATTGTCCTCGCGCTCGTCAACGCGGTCGTCCGTCCGGTGGTTGGATTCCTGTCCCTCCCGATCACGATTCTTACGTTTGGACTTTTCGCTCTCGTATTGAACGCGCTCATGATCATGCTGGTGGCGTTGGTTGTGCCGGGCGTCGAGACAAACGGGTTTTTCCCAACGCTGATAGCGGCACTCATCATCTCCATCTCCACCGCCGTGCTTTCCGCGGCGTTTGAGGACTGATCGGCGTGACAGAGGAGTGCGGTTCGCATACGGAACCATCCGCCGGAACCGCAGAACGAGTTCTCGAGCTTGTAGTCATCACCGGCCTCTCTGGTGCTGGCCGCAGCGAGGCGATTCACACGTTCGAGGATCTCGGATACTTCTGCATTGACAACCTGCCGCCGGCGTTCATCGGCCAGCTTGTCGACCTGACACGGCTTCCGGGTAGTCGCATACGCCGGATCGCGGTGGTGTGCGATGTGCGCGCCAAGGAGTTCTTCGAGCAGCTCGCGGGCGAACTCGAACGCCTTGCCGCCGCCAACGTTCCCCACAAGCTCGTCTTTCTCGACGCCGACGAGGACGCGCTCGTTCGGCGCTTCAAGGAGACGCGGCGCCGTCATCCGATGTGCGAGGAGGGTGGCTCGGTTTCGGAGGGTATCTCGGCGGAGCGTGAACTCTTAGAGGACATCCGCGGCGCTGCCGACGTTCTCATCGATACGAGCGCTCTCACACCGCGTCAGCTGCGCTCGATTATCCATGAAGCGTTCTCACCCGGTCCCGCGACTTCGCTGTCGGTCACTGTCTCCTCGTTCGGCTTCAAGTACGGGCAGCCCGTCGATGCCGACATCGTCATGGACGTTCGCTTCCTGCCCAACCCTCACTACGACCCGGTGCTCCGCCCGCTCACCGGGCTCGACGCTCCGGTGCGCGAGTTCGTCCTGGGACACCCCGAGACGACGCGCTTTCGCGAGAGGTGGTTCGCGCTGCTCGAGGTGCTTGCCCCCGGCTATCTCGCGGAGGGGAAGTCGCACCTTTCGGTTGCGCTTGGGTGCACCGGCGGCATGCACCGCAGCGTCGCACTCGCCGAGGAGACCGCGGCGTTCCTGCGCTCATTCGGCTATCGCGCGGTCGTTTCCCATCGCGATATCGGTAAGGACCGGGAACGCCGGTGAGCACGTTTCGCGCACGGCGTGCAGTGGCGATCGGGGGCGGCACAGGGTTGCCGGCAGTCTTGAGTTGCCTTGTCGAGAGCGGCTTTGACACCACGGCGGTCGTGACGGTGGCCGACGATGGCGGCTCGAGCGGGGTGCTGCGCGAGGAACTCGGTATTCTCCCTCCGGGCGACTTTCGCAATTGTCTTGTCGCGCTTGCCGAGCCCGGGAACGTGCTCGCGTCCGCGTTTCAGTACCGTTTCGCTGAGGGGAGCGGTCTTGCGGGGCACGCGCTCGGGAATCTCGTACTTGCAGCGTTGGCTGACATGAGTGGCTCGTTTCCGGAAGCCGTGGAGCAGGCTGGAGCGCTGTTGGGCGTGCGGGGGCGGGTGTTGCCCTCGACCCTCGTCGACATCCGGCTCAAGGCGACCGACACGGCCGGAAAGCCGATTGCCGGACAGGCGGCCATTGCGGTGAGCGAGCGACCGATCGAGCGGGTGTGCGTTGAGCCCGCGTACCCATCCGCGTACCCGCCCGCCCTTGAGGCGATCCGGGAGGCGGACGTCGTGGTGGTTGGTCCGGGATCACTTTTCACGAGCATTCTGCCTAACTTCCTCGTTGACGGAGTCGCTCACGCACTGCGCGAGTCAGCGGCGACTCGCATCTACGTGTGCAACGTCGCTAACCAGCGTGGAGAGACGGGCGGGATGGACGCGGCGGATCATGTCAACGCGCTGCTCAGCCACGGACTCAGTGGTGCGATCGATATGGCGATCGTTCACGTTGCGGAATCGGTTCCCGGCGCGGAAGACTGGTGTCTACGCTACGATGACTTTGAGACGTTGTGCGA
This DNA window, taken from Clostridiales bacterium, encodes the following:
- a CDS encoding YvcK family protein — encoded protein: MSTFRARRAVAIGGGTGLPAVLSCLVESGFDTTAVVTVADDGGSSGVLREELGILPPGDFRNCLVALAEPGNVLASAFQYRFAEGSGLAGHALGNLVLAALADMSGSFPEAVEQAGALLGVRGRVLPSTLVDIRLKATDTAGKPIAGQAAIAVSERPIERVCVEPAYPSAYPPALEAIREADVVVVGPGSLFTSILPNFLVDGVAHALRESAATRIYVCNVANQRGETGGMDAADHVNALLSHGLSGAIDMAIVHVAESVPGAEDWCLRYDDFETLCEPVVGTPDVQTRIEELGVRVYAGDVVDPVDRRRHSSAKLCRAIGKVIA
- a CDS encoding sodium-dependent bicarbonate transport family permease: MEFLADFVVRFAEQLQTPTLAFLIAGMVIAALNSQLQIPNAIYHFIVFMLLMRIGLAGGMTLREANPLEMLLPLASATLIGISIPILGSITLARLPGVRKEDALATSGLFGAVSASTVVAAMLALDEEGIFYEAWIPALYPFMDIPALVTAIVLANLFIHKSKHGADGKVAIWPIIKECLQGAALTALILGFVLGIFSRPEGVFAEFYDPLFRGFLSVLMLILGMDAYRRLRELLSVAHWYIAYSIIAPLVHGLMGFGLGYVAHVVAGLSPGGAIMLAIIAASNSDVSGPPTLRGGIPSANPAAYVGSSTGVGTPVALAIGIPLFTTLGKAVFGL
- the rapZ gene encoding RNase adapter RapZ, translated to MTEECGSHTEPSAGTAERVLELVVITGLSGAGRSEAIHTFEDLGYFCIDNLPPAFIGQLVDLTRLPGSRIRRIAVVCDVRAKEFFEQLAGELERLAAANVPHKLVFLDADEDALVRRFKETRRRHPMCEEGGSVSEGISAERELLEDIRGAADVLIDTSALTPRQLRSIIHEAFSPGPATSLSVTVSSFGFKYGQPVDADIVMDVRFLPNPHYDPVLRPLTGLDAPVREFVLGHPETTRFRERWFALLEVLAPGYLAEGKSHLSVALGCTGGMHRSVALAEETAAFLRSFGYRAVVSHRDIGKDRERR
- a CDS encoding phage holin family protein, with product MKFVIRLLISAVVIFGVAYLSGGWLLKVDGFMAALWAAIVLALVNAVVRPVVGFLSLPITILTFGLFALVLNALMIMLVALVVPGVETNGFFPTLIAALIISISTAVLSAAFED
- the uvrA gene encoding excinuclease ABC subunit UvrA, with the protein product MSLESISIRGAREHNLKGFDLDIPRDKLIVITGLSGSGKSSLAFDTIYAEGQRRYVESLSAYARQFLGQMNKPDVENIEGLSPAVSIDQKTTSKNPRSTVGTVTEIYDYLRLLYARVGIPHCPICGRPIERQTSDQIVDRIQELEDGTKFQVLAPVIKGRKGEHGKLFEELRREGFTRVRVDRERRTLDEVISLDKKYKHDIEVVVDRLVMKDGVRGRLADSVETALRLAGGSVLVVVEGGEELSFSQALACPVHGVSMAELAPRDFSFNSPYGACPECAGLGSRLEVDADLVVPDGSRSLAQGAIKPFSSGTNYYPQLVAAAAKHIGVPTDVPWNDLPENARAALLEGLGDERIRIDYFTRDGRETHWYSRYEGALASVMRRFEESESEAVKEKLEEYMALTPCKTCRGARLRPEILAVTFGGLDIHSVTTMSAKTSLKFFEGVELTERDERIARRVIKEIVERLRFLVDVGLDYLTLERATATLSGGEAQRIRLATQIGSGLMGVLYILDEPSIGLHQRDNARLIATMERLRDLGNTVIVVEHDEETIRAADFVIDMGPGAGEHGGEIVCVGTPSEVLECHESLTAAYLSGRRSVPVPGRRRKPGRGAIVLRGAAANNLKGVDLEIPLGSLTLVTGVSGSGKSSLVTDTLAPALVNRVHRARRRTGTFESIEGLEAVDKVVDIDQSPIGRTPRSNPATYTGVWDDVRALFASTPESRARGYAPGRFSFNVKGGRCEACKGDGQIKIEMHFLPDVYVPCEVCKGARYNRETLQVTYRGKTVTEVLDMTVEEALHFFENIPPIKRKLQTLYDVGLGYLRLGQPATTLSGGEAQRVKLASELQRRSTGRTFYILDEPTTGLHFDDVRQLLNVLQRLVEGGNTVLVIEHNLDVIKSADYVIDLGPEGGDAGGEIVVAGTPEEIAACAGSHTGRFLAPVLAGGPATVMPERGDGGAKGA
- the uvrC gene encoding excinuclease ABC subunit UvrC; the encoded protein is MSETMPTLIEEVSRVPDGPGVYLWKDDAGAVLYVGKAKSLRKRMKQYVLGQDDREKVPLLMAQATTFDYVVTRTEVESLILEKNLIRQFAPPYNVGYRDDKSYPYIAVTVGDPFPAIKFTREKHRPDTKYFGPYTDARAARETIDTVRRIYPICSAQCVEWKRVNARGGEPAGKACFDYNVGKGPGPCVGACTPERYAKNVAHVIAFLQGRHSGVAEELEERMRAAAADLDFERAARFRNRLKAVRRILEKQTVVSARKLDIDVVGLFREETITGVHVFVVREGRVLIGNEFVLDKGLDVPGPELVEGFLLTYYNQAEQVPREIVVPELPCAAEAVEEWLSGLRGTRVRMMAPLRGEKRRLLENAETNARHALLRHKVRTRYDEERINRALIELESALALPSAPLRIECYDISTLHGRHSVGSLVVFTNGRADSKAYRRFRVRLESGEANDVGMMAEVLRRRFSGVHAEDGRFAAARPGLVIVDGGKPQLAAARAALAEAGVTDVPLAALAKREEELFVPGFDEPVVLPTGSASLYLVKRIRDEAHRFAITYHRELRGKAMTASVLDDIPGVGAKRKKALMRAFGSVKRLREAGIDAIAAVPGIPRDVAEEIVAVVNQSARSERE